In the Coleofasciculus chthonoplastes PCC 7420 genome, one interval contains:
- the map gene encoding type I methionyl aminopeptidase gives MNILSNLLSKPAQQSRPKKQRRGIEIKSESELTIMRQASKIVATVLKEISEQVKPGMTTADLDAYAEKRIREMGATPSFKGYHGFPASICSCLNNEVVHGIPSRKKVIRAGDVLKVDTGAYYEGFHGDSCITIAVGNVKPNAAKLIEVAEAALYKGIEQVKAGNYLLDIAGAIEDHVNANSFFVVEDFTGHGVGRNLHEEPSVFHFRTRQMPNVKLREGMTLAIEPIINAGSKFTRILSDRWTAVTVDNALSAQFEHTVLVTADGYEILTDRSKV, from the coding sequence ATGAATATTCTCAGTAACCTGCTTTCCAAACCCGCCCAGCAATCCCGTCCGAAAAAACAACGTCGGGGCATCGAAATTAAATCCGAGTCTGAACTTACTATTATGCGGCAGGCGTCTAAAATAGTCGCTACCGTTCTCAAAGAAATTTCCGAACAGGTTAAACCGGGGATGACGACGGCGGATTTGGATGCTTATGCCGAAAAGCGCATCCGCGAAATGGGAGCAACGCCTAGTTTTAAAGGATACCACGGCTTCCCGGCTTCAATCTGTTCCTGTCTCAACAACGAAGTGGTGCATGGAATTCCCAGTCGCAAAAAGGTGATTCGGGCGGGGGATGTGCTGAAAGTTGACACCGGGGCTTACTATGAAGGCTTCCATGGCGACTCCTGTATTACCATTGCCGTGGGTAATGTTAAACCCAACGCCGCCAAGTTAATAGAAGTGGCAGAAGCCGCACTGTATAAAGGAATCGAACAGGTGAAAGCGGGGAACTACCTGCTTGACATTGCGGGGGCGATCGAAGATCATGTTAACGCCAATAGTTTTTTTGTGGTGGAAGATTTCACCGGTCATGGCGTGGGACGCAACCTGCACGAAGAACCCTCTGTGTTTCACTTCCGCACTCGGCAAATGCCCAATGTAAAGTTACGGGAAGGGATGACTCTGGCAATTGAACCGATTATTAATGCAGGTTCCAAGTTTACCCGTATCTTATCGGATCGTTGGACTGCCGTAACCGTCGATAATGCCCTATCCGCTCAGTTTGAGCATACTGTATTGGTGACAGCAGATGGGTACGAAATTTTAACTGACCGCAGCAAAGTGTGA
- a CDS encoding AAA family ATPase has translation MSEKDMDMRISHLRVDNFKSLVDFDLPLAKFNCLVGLNGSGKSTVLQFFYFLSQQVKGELDDWLKKRQWEASDINSKLTRKNNIYFEACLLHNEGFEIKWSASFNRTTLRCTAERIDWNNNLILKVEDGKYNIWALTKQERENKLSGTITFDYQGSLLSQIKESQLTRQTLEIKKFFEEINALDLLAPELLRQRTREATNSLGLGGERLSAFLYEIGAAKRDDIRQTITEIYPTIKQIDVERLRYGWKKIIIEEKFQNNLLKTEARHVADGFLRMLAILAQLSKEQSFLLLDEIENGINPELIEFVVDSLVQSPPQVLVTTHSPMILNYLEDDIAIAGVIYLYKTPNGSTQAVRLFDIPSMREKLTVMAPGEVYEDTLLTQLDQEINNLKQTN, from the coding sequence ATGTCAGAAAAAGACATGGATATGAGAATTAGTCACCTAAGAGTTGATAATTTTAAATCACTCGTTGACTTTGATTTACCTTTAGCAAAATTTAACTGTTTAGTTGGACTGAATGGTTCAGGTAAATCAACAGTATTGCAATTCTTTTATTTTTTATCTCAACAGGTTAAAGGGGAGCTAGATGATTGGTTAAAAAAACGGCAGTGGGAAGCCTCTGATATTAATTCAAAGTTAACTCGAAAAAATAATATTTATTTTGAAGCTTGTCTTCTACATAATGAAGGCTTTGAGATTAAATGGTCTGCTAGTTTTAACCGGACAACATTGCGTTGTACCGCTGAACGTATAGATTGGAATAATAATTTAATTCTGAAAGTAGAAGATGGAAAATATAATATCTGGGCTTTGACTAAGCAAGAGCGGGAGAACAAATTATCTGGAACTATCACGTTTGATTATCAAGGGTCATTACTATCACAGATTAAAGAATCTCAATTAACCAGACAAACTCTTGAAATCAAGAAGTTTTTTGAAGAAATAAATGCATTAGATCTTTTGGCTCCTGAGTTGTTAAGACAGCGGACACGAGAAGCAACGAATAGTTTAGGGTTGGGTGGAGAGCGTCTTTCAGCCTTTCTCTATGAAATTGGAGCAGCTAAACGAGACGATATTAGACAAACAATAACTGAAATTTATCCAACAATCAAACAAATTGATGTAGAAAGACTCCGTTATGGATGGAAGAAAATTATAATTGAAGAGAAATTCCAAAATAACCTATTAAAGACAGAAGCACGCCATGTGGCTGATGGCTTTTTGCGAATGCTGGCGATTTTGGCGCAACTGTCTAAAGAGCAAAGTTTTTTGTTGCTTGATGAAATAGAGAATGGTATTAATCCGGAACTCATTGAGTTTGTCGTTGATAGTTTAGTTCAATCTCCTCCACAAGTACTGGTCACAACTCATAGTCCAATGATTTTGAATTATCTCGAAGATGATATTGCCATTGCAGGTGTAATTTACCTATACAAAACGCCAAATGGCTCGACACAAGCTGTGCGACTCTTTGATATTCCTTCTATGCGAGAGAAATTAACGGTTATGGCTCCAGGGGAAGTTTATGAGGATACGTTGTTGACTCAACTTGACCAAGAAATTAATAACCTAAAACAAACAAATTAG
- a CDS encoding Uma2 family endonuclease has product MVQSLQKPITFAEFIQWKPANKRYELHDGVIIEMPQPTGEHEDIVGFLAEKLTLEYVRLQLPYSIPKTALVKSASSESAYSPDILLINRLNLSNEPLWKKESTLILGASIPLVIEVVSSNWRDDYYKKYGEYEGIGIPEYWIVDYLALGGRKFIGNPKQPTVSIYVLVEGEYQVSQFRGNDCIQSVAFPNLQLTAEQIFQSVSC; this is encoded by the coding sequence ATGGTTCAATCCTTACAAAAACCCATAACTTTCGCTGAATTTATCCAATGGAAGCCCGCAAATAAACGCTATGAACTGCATGATGGAGTCATTATTGAAATGCCACAGCCTACAGGTGAACATGAAGACATTGTGGGATTTTTAGCCGAAAAGCTGACCTTAGAATATGTCCGCCTCCAGCTTCCCTATTCTATTCCCAAAACGGCGCTGGTTAAATCAGCATCAAGTGAATCGGCTTATTCGCCAGATATCTTGTTGATCAACCGTTTGAATTTGAGCAACGAACCGTTGTGGAAAAAAGAATCTACTTTGATTCTGGGGGCTTCGATTCCTTTGGTGATTGAAGTGGTTAGTAGTAATTGGCGGGATGATTACTACAAAAAATATGGGGAGTACGAAGGAATAGGAATTCCTGAGTACTGGATTGTTGATTATTTGGCTCTGGGCGGTCGTAAATTTATTGGTAATCCGAAACAACCAACGGTTTCTATTTATGTTTTAGTGGAGGGAGAATACCAAGTTAGTCAATTTCGAGGGAATGACTGCATCCAGTCAGTTGCTTTCCCTAACTTACAGTTAACCGCTGAACAAATATTTCAATCGGTTAGTTGTTAA
- a CDS encoding tetratricopeptide repeat protein, with amino-acid sequence MKRWIVSLCGIVLVLVCSGLWITPSVMAQAQIPDLTQAQIEQLNELRQKAFTATQLGEFATAEAYWTQLIELLPDNPVGWSNRGNARVSQNKLDEAIADFNQSIQLAPDAPDPYLNRGTAYEGKGEWQKAIADYRQVLQINPDDAMAYNNLGNANAGKGEWEAAIANYQKAIDLSPNFAFARANHALALYQIGEKKEAILELRKLIRKYPQFPDVRAALTAALWVNGNQGEAESNWVAAIGLDQRYKDIDWVENIRRWPPAMVMALDKFLQLE; translated from the coding sequence ATGAAACGTTGGATTGTCAGTTTATGCGGTATCGTGCTAGTGCTGGTATGCTCTGGATTGTGGATAACGCCATCAGTGATGGCACAAGCCCAAATCCCTGATTTAACCCAGGCTCAGATTGAGCAGCTCAACGAATTGCGGCAAAAAGCGTTTACGGCGACACAACTGGGTGAATTTGCCACGGCTGAAGCGTATTGGACACAACTGATTGAACTGTTACCCGATAATCCTGTAGGCTGGAGTAATCGGGGAAATGCCAGAGTCAGTCAGAATAAATTAGACGAAGCGATCGCAGATTTTAATCAATCGATTCAGTTAGCGCCCGACGCCCCTGATCCCTATTTGAACCGGGGGACAGCTTATGAAGGAAAGGGAGAATGGCAAAAGGCGATCGCAGATTATCGACAGGTATTGCAGATTAACCCCGATGACGCGATGGCGTACAACAACCTGGGAAACGCTAACGCCGGAAAGGGAGAATGGGAAGCCGCGATCGCGAATTACCAGAAAGCCATTGATTTATCCCCTAATTTTGCCTTCGCCCGGGCTAACCACGCCCTCGCCCTTTATCAAATTGGCGAGAAAAAAGAAGCAATCCTGGAACTCCGCAAACTAATCCGCAAATATCCCCAATTTCCCGATGTTCGGGCTGCACTCACCGCCGCCTTATGGGTTAACGGGAATCAAGGAGAAGCCGAGAGTAACTGGGTAGCTGCTATCGGGTTAGATCAGCGCTATAAAGACATCGATTGGGTGGAAAATATCCGCCGTTGGCCCCCCGCGATGGTGATGGCGTTGGATAAATTTTTACAGTTGGAATAG
- a CDS encoding DUF4058 family protein yields MASPFPGMNPYLEHPDFWVEVHNRLIVAISDVLVPQVRPKYRVAIEKRIYQINQTDGDSGLLLGIPDVTVNRKPNDPDNQESTVAVAPPTEQPTTVTVPIPEQIKQAYLEVRDLVTGQVVTAIEIISPVNKRAGEGRETYVKKRQKIFGSFTHLIEIDLLRQWQPMPLLNNTIQSDYRILISRQERRPQADLYAFNLPQPIPAFPIPLRAGDREPVVDLQALLHQVYDRAGYDYTIDYSLELIPSLSEADTLWVNDLLDELQLR; encoded by the coding sequence ATGGCTTCTCCATTTCCCGGCATGAATCCTTATTTAGAACATCCTGACTTTTGGGTGGAAGTTCACAATCGCTTGATTGTAGCAATTTCTGATGTTCTAGTTCCCCAAGTTCGTCCTAAGTACCGAGTCGCGATTGAAAAGCGCATTTATCAGATTAACCAAACCGATGGGGATAGTGGACTTTTGCTAGGGATTCCTGATGTTACAGTCAACAGAAAACCGAATGATCCCGATAACCAAGAATCAACAGTCGCTGTTGCCCCACCTACCGAACAACCGACGACGGTAACTGTACCCATACCCGAACAAATCAAACAAGCATATCTAGAAGTGCGAGATTTAGTCACCGGGCAAGTCGTGACAGCGATTGAAATTATTTCCCCCGTCAACAAGCGTGCTGGAGAAGGGCGAGAAACCTACGTTAAAAAACGGCAGAAAATTTTTGGGAGTTTTACCCATTTAATTGAAATTGACTTACTGCGGCAATGGCAACCCATGCCACTCTTAAATAATACAATTCAGTCAGATTATCGAATTTTAATTAGTCGTCAAGAACGTCGTCCTCAAGCAGATTTATATGCTTTTAATTTACCGCAACCAATTCCGGCGTTTCCGATACCCCTGCGTGCAGGCGATAGAGAACCTGTAGTAGATTTACAAGCATTGCTGCATCAGGTTTACGACCGAGCCGGTTATGATTACACCATTGATTATAGTCTAGAACTGATACCCTCATTGTCAGAAGCAGATACCCTTTGGGTCAATGATTTGTTAGATGAACTTCAGTTACGATAG
- a CDS encoding MinD/ParA family ATP-binding protein, which yields MSEIVSIHSFRGGTGKSNATANLAATVAKAGYRVGIVDTDIQSPGIHVLFGFDENKMKNALNDYLWGRCQIQDAAYDVSSILGENRKINSKIYLIPSSIRMGEITRILREGYDVNMLIDGFEDLIQALKLDYLFIDTHPGLNEETLLSITISDVLLIILRPDRQDFQGTAVTVDVARKLQVPKLLLMVNKAHEALDFKALEQDIAQTYQATVAGILPLSEEMIQLASGDVFCVRFPSHPLSLEIKKVAQQIMT from the coding sequence ATGTCGGAAATTGTGTCGATTCACTCATTCCGTGGTGGTACGGGCAAATCAAATGCTACAGCGAATCTAGCCGCAACTGTTGCTAAAGCTGGATATCGAGTCGGTATTGTTGATACCGATATCCAGTCTCCTGGCATTCACGTTCTTTTCGGCTTCGATGAGAACAAAATGAAAAATGCCCTAAATGATTACTTATGGGGGCGTTGTCAAATTCAAGATGCGGCGTATGATGTCAGTTCTATTCTCGGAGAAAACCGTAAAATCAATAGCAAAATCTATCTGATTCCGTCCAGTATTCGCATGGGAGAGATTACCCGAATTTTGCGCGAAGGGTATGATGTGAATATGCTAATTGACGGGTTTGAGGATTTAATTCAGGCATTAAAGCTAGACTATCTCTTCATTGATACTCATCCTGGTTTAAATGAAGAAACCCTACTATCTATCACCATCTCTGACGTATTACTCATTATTCTACGTCCAGACCGCCAAGACTTTCAAGGAACGGCTGTTACCGTTGATGTGGCACGTAAGTTGCAAGTGCCTAAGTTACTGTTGATGGTGAATAAAGCCCATGAAGCCCTTGACTTTAAGGCATTAGAGCAAGATATAGCACAAACCTATCAGGCTACAGTTGCAGGTATTTTACCCTTGTCAGAAGAGATGATTCAACTCGCTAGCGGTGATGTATTTTGCGTCCGCTTTCCGAGTCATCCTTTAAGCCTAGAAATCAAAAAAGTGGCACAGCAAATTATGACGTAA
- a CDS encoding transporter substrate-binding domain-containing protein: MIKTVGYWVLSCLTALVVWLVFSFPSTSQLHPSGTVRMVLANGDRGAVVSLANSTRERSRNNSDPTLPLNDTSSSSTLRVITKVFEPFVIYDNGNYSGFSIELWDKLAEQMGVSYQLQGVDTIGQLLEEIEQEMADVAIAGVTITSEREETIDFSYPYFESGLQIMVSAQNRSLLGTLFQGTLSILLTPALYYAIGFFVLCLLIAAHLIWFVERQHNEEFPKSYLPGIWESFWWAAVTVTTVGYGDKTPKKALGRLFALFWMCAGYFIFAYFTASITTSFTLQGLRGAIATPADLHHVRVATVEKSAAQEYLQDNRVASILFKTLPEAYQALEDERVDAVVYDAPALQNYATSEGQGKVKLIEPTFQQQNYGIALPEGSLWREAINLTLLKLMEDGTYQGLYQEWFGMSTQ; encoded by the coding sequence ATGATTAAAACGGTTGGTTACTGGGTTTTGAGTTGTCTCACGGCGCTAGTTGTTTGGCTAGTGTTTTCGTTTCCTAGCACGAGTCAACTGCATCCCTCAGGAACGGTGAGGATGGTACTAGCCAACGGGGATAGGGGCGCTGTTGTGTCTTTGGCAAACTCCACAAGAGAGCGATCGCGAAATAATAGTGATCCGACTCTACCGTTGAACGACACGTCCTCATCCTCAACCTTACGGGTGATTACGAAGGTTTTTGAGCCATTTGTAATCTATGACAATGGCAACTATAGCGGATTTAGTATCGAACTGTGGGACAAGCTTGCCGAACAAATGGGGGTAAGCTACCAATTACAGGGCGTGGATACCATTGGTCAACTCTTAGAGGAAATAGAACAGGAGATGGCTGATGTCGCGATCGCGGGTGTGACGATTACGTCTGAACGGGAAGAAACCATTGATTTTTCCTACCCCTATTTTGAATCCGGGTTGCAAATTATGGTATCTGCTCAGAACCGTAGCCTCCTCGGTACTCTTTTCCAAGGAACTTTGAGCATTTTATTGACACCAGCCCTTTATTATGCAATAGGATTTTTTGTCCTCTGTTTATTGATCGCAGCTCATCTGATTTGGTTCGTGGAACGCCAGCATAACGAGGAGTTTCCCAAATCTTACCTACCCGGTATCTGGGAATCCTTCTGGTGGGCGGCGGTAACAGTGACAACCGTGGGTTATGGAGATAAAACCCCAAAAAAGGCATTAGGACGGTTATTTGCTTTATTTTGGATGTGTGCAGGCTATTTTATCTTTGCCTACTTCACCGCCAGTATTACCACTAGCTTCACATTGCAAGGATTGCGCGGCGCGATCGCAACGCCTGCGGATTTGCATCATGTGCGAGTAGCGACAGTGGAAAAAAGTGCGGCTCAAGAGTATCTACAGGATAATCGAGTGGCATCTATTTTGTTTAAAACCCTGCCAGAGGCTTATCAAGCTTTAGAGGATGAACGAGTGGATGCTGTGGTTTATGATGCACCTGCTCTACAGAATTATGCGACATCTGAAGGGCAAGGCAAGGTTAAGTTGATTGAGCCGACATTTCAACAACAAAATTATGGGATTGCGCTACCCGAAGGGAGCCTCTGGCGGGAAGCAATTAATTTGACATTATTAAAGTTGATGGAAGATGGGACATACCAAGGGTTGTACCAAGAGTGGTTTGGTATGTCCACACAGTAG